One window of the Eucalyptus grandis isolate ANBG69807.140 chromosome 6, ASM1654582v1, whole genome shotgun sequence genome contains the following:
- the LOC104449486 gene encoding 2-oxoglutarate-dependent dioxygenase AOP3, producing the protein MGSQTMPIPTIDLTLENSKPQSSSWVTTCNDVRLALEEHGWFVAKYDKLSPHLREVILSDLVELFKLPYETKIQNTSDKPAFGYVGKIAAIPLHEGLGIDRATDLGECQKFTKLMWPSGNDRFCENAQLYAKTVAELEQTVVRMLFESYGVEKHCESHLGATTYLLRFLNYRRPENDEANLAFVTHTDKSFISILHQNHVRGLELRNKDGEWIGFEPSPSSFLVLAGDACMAWSNNRVRPGYHRVVMKGNEARYALGLFSFRGGLIETPEELIDDEHPMQYKPFDHVGLLRFYDTVDVRERAKHTMTKAYCGV; encoded by the exons ATGGGTTCTCAAACGATGCCAATTCCCACCATTGATTTAACCTTGGAGAACTCGAAACCTCAGTCGAGTTCTTGGGTCACCACGTGCAACGACGTCCGGCTCGCGCTCGAAGAGCACGGCTGGTTTGTTGCGAAGTACGACAAGCTGTCACCGCATCTTCGAGAGGTGATCTTGTCCGACCTGGTAGAGCTGTTTAAGCTTCCGTATGAAACCAAAATCCAGAACACGAGCGATAAGCCTGCGTTCGGCTATGTTGGGAAGATCGCCGCGATCCCTCTTCACGAAGGCTTGGGGATCGACAGGGCCACAGATTTGGGAGAGTGCCAGAAGTTCACCAAGCTCATGTGGCCATCGGGCAACGATCGTTTCTG CGAAAACGCTCAACTCTACGCGAAGACAGTTGCGGAATTGGAGCAGACGGTGGTGAGGATGTTGTTCGAGAGCTACGGTGTGGAAAAGCATTGCGAGTCTCACCTCGGAGCCACCACTTATCTGTTGAGGTTCCTGAATTACCGAAGGCCCGAGAACGACGAGGCGAACTTGGCGTTCGTGACTCACACGGACAAGAGCTTCATCTCCATTCTCCATCAGAACCATGTGAGAGGATTGGAGTTGAGAAACAAGGACGGAGAGTGGATAGGGTTTGAGCCCTCGCCTTCTTCGTTCCTTGTCTTGGCTGGGGACGCATGCATG GCATGGAGCAATAACCGAGTAAGGCCTGGTTATCACAGAGTGGTGATGAAAGGGAACGAGGCAAGGTATGCACTTGGACTGTTCTCGTTCCGGGGCGGACTGATAGAGACCCCGGAAGAGCTTATCGACGACGAGCATCCAATGCAATATAAGCCGTTCGATCACGTGGGCCTGCTCCGTTTCTACGACACGGTCGACGTCCGTGAGAGAGCCAAGCATACCATGACCAAAGCCTACTGCGGAGTCTGA